The proteins below come from a single Cricetulus griseus strain 17A/GY chromosome 6, alternate assembly CriGri-PICRH-1.0, whole genome shotgun sequence genomic window:
- the LOC113836361 gene encoding olfactory receptor 10AG1-like, whose product MQFMLVGFSDLPNLQEFLFAVFFIVYIIILIGNFLIIVVSSMDPALRKPMYFFLAHFSSLEICYVSVTIPRILYNIETQNRCISVMSCATQLCFFLIFGTTESLLLAIMAYDRYVAICNPLHYILIINPTKCTHLAVFSWLSGIPVQIGVTCQIFSLHFCSSNKIDHFFCDVTPILKLACGDTSVQELCVYVVVTVVAELPFILVLASYSKIMVTLLRLPTAKGRAKAFSTCSSHLMVVILFYGSGTVTYMRPKSMHSPGTDKLLSLFYTIVTRCSIL is encoded by the coding sequence ATGCAATTTATGCTGGTAGGATTTTCTGACCTTCCCAACCTCCAAGAATTTCTATTTGCAGTGTTCTTTATTGTTTACATAATTATCCTGATTGGAAATTTCCTCATAATAGTAGTAAGCAGTATGGACCCTGCATTAAGGAAaccaatgtatttttttctggcaCATTTTTCCTCTCTGGAAATCTGTTATGTGTCAGTTACTATCCCAAGGATTCTCTACAATATTGAGACACAGAACAGATGCATTTCAGTGATGTCCTGTGCCACCCAGCTgtgcttcttccttatatttgGAACTACTGAAAGCTTGCTGCTGGCTataatggcctatgaccgctatgttgcCATTTGCAACCCTCTGCACTACATCTTGATCATAAACCCAACAAAGTGTACCCATCTGGCAGTGTTTTCCTGGCTCAGTGGCATCCCAGTACAGATAGGAGTAACGTGTCAGATATTCTCTCTGCATTTCTGCAGTTCTAATAAAATAgaccatttcttctgtgatgtaACACCCATCCTCAAGCTGGCATGTGGGGACACTTCAGTTCAGGagctgtgtgtctatgtggttGTTACAGTGGTGGCAGAACTCCCCTTTATACTGGTCCTTGCATCCTACAGTAAAATCATGGTCACTCTCCTAAGGCTACCAACAGCCAAAGGGAGAGCAAAAGCCTTCTCCACATGTTCCTCTCATTTGATGGTGGTGATTTTGTTTTATGGGTCAGGTACAGTTACCTACATGAGGCCAAAGTCTATGCATTCTCCAGGAACTGACAAACTGCTCTCTCTGTTCTACACTATTGTGACTCGATGTTCAATCCTCTGA